The Microbacter sp. GSS18 genome has a segment encoding these proteins:
- a CDS encoding FKBP-type peptidyl-prolyl cis-trans isomerase produces MSDNRTKPEIDAPEGPAPSDLVIRDIIVGEGAEAKAGDTVTVHYVGVAYDSGEEFDSSWNRGETIQFPLRGLIQGWQDGIPGMKVGGRRELVIPPHLAYGPAGGHFLGGKTLIFVIDLVAVG; encoded by the coding sequence ATGAGCGACAACCGCACGAAGCCCGAGATCGACGCGCCCGAGGGCCCGGCTCCCAGCGACCTCGTCATCCGCGACATCATCGTCGGCGAGGGCGCCGAGGCCAAGGCCGGCGACACCGTCACCGTCCACTACGTCGGCGTCGCGTACGACTCCGGCGAGGAGTTCGACTCGTCGTGGAACCGCGGCGAGACGATCCAGTTCCCGCTGCGCGGCCTGATCCAGGGCTGGCAGGACGGCATCCCCGGCATGAAGGTCGGCGGGCGCCGCGAGCTGGTGATCCCGCCGCACCTGGCCTACGGTCCCGCCGGCGGCCACTTCCTCGGCGGCAAGACCCTCATCTTCGTCATCGACCTCGTCGCCGTCGGCTGA
- a CDS encoding PrsW family intramembrane metalloprotease: MTLPEPSSRPRPSLVPPSFPSPLAQPSHAAPAHIAPPAAGAPHVAAAAPRASRAGRSAPIWLFGILLIVLVILIAYFLSALGPAASVIGMVLALLPLAGVLFAVRIVDRWEPEPRGLLVLAVAWGAVAAVGIALGVDLLLVIAFGQSSSPAADVLSAVVQAPVVEEIGKGLGLLVILAVGRRAFDGPVDGIVYGALIGAGFAFTENIQYFAVSLIDGGVADVSATFFMRGILSPFAHVMFTSVTGFAVGLAVRRGASVGTALGPWAVGLAGAIALHALWNGSAVLGDFFALYLMLQVPLFVLFILGIVFLRLEESRLTRTRLSDYAAAGWFTPQEVDMLTTSRGRRAAMEWAATLRGDRRGLMRGFIADATALAAARQRALTGRDPHAAADERMLLERAAAARAALFAP; this comes from the coding sequence ATGACGCTCCCCGAACCGTCGAGCCGGCCTCGACCGTCCCTGGTGCCGCCCTCCTTCCCGTCGCCGCTCGCTCAGCCCAGCCACGCCGCGCCGGCGCACATCGCCCCGCCCGCGGCGGGCGCGCCCCACGTGGCGGCCGCCGCGCCGCGGGCGTCGCGCGCCGGCCGCTCGGCGCCGATCTGGCTGTTCGGCATCCTGCTGATCGTCCTGGTGATCCTCATCGCCTACTTCCTCAGCGCACTCGGCCCCGCCGCGTCGGTCATCGGCATGGTGCTGGCACTGCTGCCGCTGGCGGGTGTGCTGTTCGCGGTGCGGATCGTCGACCGCTGGGAGCCCGAGCCGCGCGGTCTGCTCGTCCTGGCCGTCGCGTGGGGTGCGGTGGCGGCGGTCGGCATCGCGCTGGGCGTCGACCTGCTGCTCGTGATCGCCTTCGGGCAGAGCTCGTCGCCGGCGGCCGACGTCCTCTCCGCCGTCGTCCAGGCGCCGGTCGTCGAGGAGATCGGCAAGGGGCTGGGACTGCTCGTGATCCTGGCGGTGGGCCGCCGCGCGTTCGACGGACCGGTCGACGGGATCGTCTACGGCGCGCTCATCGGCGCCGGCTTCGCGTTCACCGAGAACATCCAGTACTTCGCCGTCAGCCTCATCGACGGCGGTGTCGCCGACGTGTCGGCGACCTTCTTCATGCGCGGGATCCTGTCGCCGTTCGCCCACGTCATGTTCACGAGCGTGACCGGCTTCGCCGTCGGGCTGGCGGTGCGCCGCGGCGCGTCGGTGGGCACGGCGCTCGGACCGTGGGCGGTGGGGCTCGCCGGAGCCATCGCCCTGCACGCGCTGTGGAACGGCTCGGCCGTCCTCGGCGACTTCTTCGCCCTCTACCTGATGCTGCAGGTGCCGCTGTTCGTGCTGTTCATCCTCGGCATCGTCTTCCTGCGCCTCGAGGAGTCGCGCCTGACGCGCACGCGGCTGTCGGACTACGCCGCGGCCGGATGGTTCACGCCGCAGGAGGTCGACATGCTCACGACGAGCCGGGGGCGCCGCGCCGCGATGGAGTGGGCGGCGACGCTGCGCGGCGACCGGCGCGGTCTCATGCGCGGCTTCATCGCCGACGCGACGGCGCTCGCCGCCGCCCGCCAGCGGGCGCTCACGGGCCGCGATCCGCATGCGGCGGCCGATGAGCGGATGCTGCTCGAGCGCGCCGCCGCCGCGCGGGCGGCGCTGTTCGCGCCGTGA
- a CDS encoding fumarylacetoacetate hydrolase family protein produces MRFAHVIRSGHDHARLVAVDGETAVDVGALFDGAPATLEALIAGGDPLLERVRDAVAAAGDRHPLEGVAYASAVLAPPVVLAVGLNYAAHSSELGLKTDNTPTVFVLWPNSLSGHEQTTTWPAALSESIDYEAELGVVIGTPAKDVAVEDALDHVWGYTVVNDITARDIQYSEAQWSRCKSFDGFTPTGPFVVTADEVPDPQDLHIWTELDGHRMQDASTGQMVRSVATLVSQLSQAATLLPGTLISTGSPGGAGYSRDPQVFLRDRSTVTVGIDGIGELTTHCRMLR; encoded by the coding sequence ATGCGCTTCGCCCATGTCATCCGCTCCGGACACGACCATGCCCGCCTGGTGGCCGTCGACGGCGAGACGGCCGTCGACGTCGGTGCTCTCTTCGACGGCGCCCCTGCGACGCTCGAGGCGCTCATCGCCGGCGGCGATCCGCTGCTCGAGCGCGTGCGCGACGCGGTCGCGGCGGCGGGCGACCGGCATCCGCTCGAGGGCGTCGCCTACGCCTCCGCCGTCCTGGCGCCGCCGGTCGTCCTCGCGGTCGGTCTGAACTACGCCGCCCATTCGAGCGAGCTGGGGCTGAAGACCGACAACACCCCGACGGTGTTCGTGCTGTGGCCGAACTCACTGTCGGGTCACGAGCAGACCACGACGTGGCCGGCCGCGCTCAGCGAGTCGATCGACTACGAAGCCGAGCTCGGCGTCGTCATCGGCACGCCCGCGAAGGACGTCGCCGTCGAGGACGCCCTCGACCACGTGTGGGGCTACACGGTCGTCAACGACATCACCGCGCGCGACATCCAGTACTCCGAGGCGCAGTGGTCGCGCTGCAAGTCGTTCGACGGATTCACGCCGACCGGCCCGTTCGTCGTGACCGCCGACGAGGTGCCCGACCCGCAGGATCTGCACATCTGGACCGAACTGGACGGGCACAGGATGCAGGATGCCTCGACGGGCCAGATGGTGCGGTCGGTGGCGACCCTCGTCTCGCAGCTCTCGCAGGCCGCGACGCTGCTGCCCGGCACCCTCATCTCGACGGGAAGCCCCGGTGGGGCGGGATATTCGCGCGACCCGCAGGTATTCCTCCGCGACCGCTCCACGGTCACCGTCGGCATCGACGGCATCGGCGAGCTGACGACGCACTGCCGCATGCTTCGCTGA
- a CDS encoding aspartate ammonia-lyase → MALDAMTRTRTETDSLGSLEIPADAYWGIHTARALENFPVSRRPISVYSDLVRGLAMVKQAASRANKEIGVLDAERADLIDRAAQLVIDGEHHDQFVVGVVQGGAGTSTNMNANEVITNIALELAGREKADYAYLSPIDHTNRSQSTNDVYPTAIKVGLSLDLQSLLDELDLLRQSFLAKAREFHDVLKVGRTQLQDAVPMTLGQEFNGFASTLGYDHQRLTENAYLLFEVNMGATAIGTGITTHRGYASAVVRHLRAITGLDLVLASDLVESTSDTGSFMSFSASLKRNAIKLSKISNDLRLLSSGPQAGFGEINLPARQAGSSIMPGKVNPVIPEVVNQVAFAVAGADTTVTMASEGGQLQLNAFEPIIAHSIFQSITWMRRAMRTLRVNCVDGITANRERLGAMVGSSVGVVTALTPFIGYAAAAALAKTALLTGRNIADLVVEAGLMSREEVTKQLSPARLSGLEAITAVIPVQAVEDLVAGPEE, encoded by the coding sequence ATGGCTCTGGACGCAATGACGCGCACCCGCACCGAGACCGACTCCCTGGGATCCCTCGAGATCCCCGCCGACGCCTACTGGGGCATCCATACCGCTCGCGCGCTGGAGAACTTCCCCGTCTCGCGACGCCCGATCTCGGTCTACAGCGACCTGGTGCGGGGACTCGCGATGGTCAAGCAGGCGGCGTCCCGCGCCAACAAGGAGATCGGCGTCCTCGACGCTGAGCGCGCCGACCTCATCGACCGGGCCGCCCAGCTCGTGATCGACGGCGAGCACCACGACCAGTTCGTCGTCGGTGTCGTGCAGGGCGGGGCGGGCACCTCGACGAACATGAACGCCAACGAGGTCATCACCAACATCGCCCTCGAGCTCGCCGGCCGCGAGAAGGCCGACTACGCGTACCTCTCGCCGATCGACCACACCAACCGCAGCCAGTCCACCAACGACGTGTACCCCACGGCGATCAAGGTGGGGCTGAGCCTGGACCTCCAGTCGCTCCTGGACGAGCTCGACCTGCTGCGACAGTCGTTCCTGGCCAAGGCCCGCGAGTTCCACGACGTGCTGAAGGTCGGCCGCACCCAGCTGCAGGATGCCGTGCCGATGACGCTCGGCCAGGAGTTCAACGGCTTCGCCTCGACGCTCGGCTACGACCACCAGCGCCTGACCGAGAACGCGTATCTGCTGTTCGAGGTCAACATGGGCGCCACCGCGATCGGCACCGGGATCACGACCCACCGGGGCTACGCGAGTGCCGTCGTACGGCACCTGCGTGCCATCACCGGGCTCGATCTCGTGCTCGCCAGCGACCTGGTCGAGTCCACGAGCGACACGGGGTCGTTCATGTCGTTCTCGGCTTCGCTCAAGCGAAACGCGATCAAGCTGTCGAAGATCAGCAACGACCTGCGCCTGCTCTCGTCGGGTCCGCAGGCGGGCTTCGGCGAGATCAACCTCCCCGCCCGCCAGGCGGGGTCGAGCATCATGCCCGGCAAGGTCAACCCTGTCATCCCCGAGGTCGTGAACCAGGTCGCCTTCGCCGTGGCCGGTGCCGACACGACGGTGACGATGGCCTCGGAGGGCGGTCAGCTGCAGCTGAACGCGTTCGAGCCGATCATCGCGCACTCGATCTTCCAGTCGATCACGTGGATGCGGCGGGCCATGCGCACGCTCCGCGTCAACTGCGTCGACGGCATCACCGCCAACCGCGAGCGCCTGGGCGCCATGGTCGGCTCGTCCGTGGGTGTGGTGACGGCGCTGACTCCGTTCATCGGGTACGCGGCGGCGGCCGCGCTGGCCAAGACGGCGCTGCTGACCGGGCGCAATATCGCCGACCTCGTCGTGGAGGCCGGGCTCATGTCGCGCGAGGAGGTCACCAAGCAGCTGTCGCCGGCGCGCCTGTCGGGCCTCGAGGCGATCACGGCGGTCATTCCCGTGCAGGCCGTGGAGGATCTCGTCGCCGGTCCGGAGGAGTGA
- a CDS encoding phosphodiesterase yields MTAAPVQFGQHPPARRTIVHLSDTHLLAGAKRLGDVYDTAANFARALEAVEALRIRPDAIVFTGDLTDLGEPEAYRALRNAAEPVAQRLDAPLVWVAGNHDERPAMRSALLDLDASEQPITRVIDLGGLRLIALDTTVPGWHHGDIDPAQLAWLAETLAAPAPLGTLLAMHHPPLPSHIPVFEILELHNQKRLADVIAGTDVRGILAGHLHFSTSGTFAGVPVSVASATCYTMNLARPGAEVNGMDAAQSFHLVHVYDDTITHAVVPVVQAPTGEFFTEEWAAQMAALTPEERLEAFSRKR; encoded by the coding sequence ATGACGGCGGCTCCTGTGCAGTTCGGTCAGCATCCTCCGGCCCGGCGCACGATCGTGCATCTGAGCGACACGCATCTGCTCGCCGGCGCCAAGCGCCTGGGCGACGTGTACGACACGGCGGCGAACTTCGCGCGGGCCCTCGAAGCCGTCGAGGCGCTGCGCATCCGCCCCGACGCGATCGTGTTCACCGGTGACCTGACCGATCTCGGCGAGCCCGAGGCCTACCGCGCCCTGCGCAACGCGGCCGAGCCGGTCGCGCAGCGGCTGGACGCGCCGCTGGTGTGGGTCGCCGGCAATCACGACGAGCGGCCGGCCATGCGATCGGCGCTGCTGGACCTGGATGCATCCGAGCAGCCGATCACGCGCGTCATCGACCTCGGCGGCCTGCGACTGATCGCGCTCGACACCACCGTCCCCGGATGGCACCACGGCGACATCGATCCTGCGCAGCTCGCCTGGCTCGCCGAGACGCTCGCGGCGCCTGCGCCGCTGGGGACGCTGCTGGCGATGCACCATCCGCCGCTGCCCAGCCACATCCCGGTCTTCGAGATCCTCGAGCTCCACAACCAGAAGCGCCTCGCCGATGTCATCGCGGGTACCGACGTGCGCGGCATCCTCGCCGGTCATCTGCACTTCTCGACTTCGGGGACCTTCGCGGGCGTGCCGGTCAGCGTCGCATCGGCGACGTGCTACACCATGAACCTCGCCCGCCCCGGGGCGGAGGTCAACGGCATGGATGCGGCGCAGTCGTTCCATCTCGTCCACGTCTACGACGACACGATCACGCACGCGGTGGTGCCGGTCGTCCAGGCGCCGACGGGGGAGTTCTTCACTGAGGAGTGGGCGGCGCAGATGGCCGCGCTCACGCCCGAGGAGCGGCTCGAGGCGTTCTCGCGCAAGCGCTGA
- a CDS encoding S9 family peptidase produces the protein MSPADAPAESARPVPPVAPAHPSVRSHHGDDIEDRYEWFRAKEDAAVTSHLEAENAYTDRRTAHLDGLRGRIFDEIKGRTLETDLSVPVRRGQWWYYGRTVAGNQYGIQCRAPLSSPDDWTPPELSPDVPVPGEQVLLDGNVEADGHEFFSLGSFEVSNDGTRMLYGVDVAGDERYLIRVRDLTTGEQLPDEIPDTFAGAGFSPDGRFIVYTTVDDAWRPDTVWLHELGTPVADDARLFHEPDERYWVGAGFTRSDRYLVIGLGSSITSEEWILDADDLRGEPRVVWPRREGVEYEAEHAVVDGEDVLFVLHNDGALDFELVRVAASDPSGQRTTVIPHRPGRRLLGISTFRDWAVLAYRRSGLARLGLLDYATGDVDELEFDEPLYAVGGGGNPEWAPPVLRLGYGSFVTPATVYDLDLATRELTLRKRQPVLGGYDPELYAQQRVWARAQDGTQIPISLVWKRSFGEAGAAPRPLHLYGYGSYEHSIEPAFSVARLSELDRGVVFAVAHVRGGGEMGRQWYEDGKLLNKRNTFTDFVDCALHLIDNGYTTADRMVAEGGSAGGLLMGAVANLAPELFAGILADVPFVDALTTILDPSLPLTVIEWDEWGDPLHDPDVYAYMKSYSPYENVRTDVAYPRILAVTSLNDTRVLYVEPAKWVARLREVGADALLKCEMVAGHGGVSGRYNAWRERAFELAWLLDVLGVADA, from the coding sequence GTGAGTCCCGCAGACGCCCCCGCCGAGTCCGCCCGCCCCGTGCCGCCCGTCGCGCCGGCGCATCCGTCCGTCCGCAGCCACCACGGCGACGACATCGAGGACCGCTACGAGTGGTTCCGGGCCAAGGAGGACGCGGCGGTCACCTCCCATCTCGAGGCGGAGAACGCCTACACCGACCGGCGCACCGCCCACCTGGACGGACTGCGCGGCCGTATCTTCGACGAAATCAAGGGACGCACGCTCGAGACCGATCTCTCGGTGCCGGTGCGCCGCGGGCAGTGGTGGTACTACGGTCGCACCGTCGCAGGCAACCAGTACGGCATCCAGTGTCGCGCACCGCTCTCCTCGCCCGACGACTGGACCCCGCCGGAGCTCTCGCCCGACGTGCCGGTCCCCGGCGAGCAGGTGCTTCTGGACGGCAACGTCGAGGCCGACGGACACGAGTTCTTCTCGCTGGGCAGCTTCGAGGTCTCGAACGACGGCACGCGCATGCTCTACGGCGTCGACGTGGCCGGCGACGAACGGTACCTCATCCGCGTCCGCGATCTCACCACCGGCGAGCAGCTGCCCGACGAGATCCCCGACACGTTCGCCGGAGCCGGGTTCTCCCCCGACGGCCGCTTCATCGTCTACACGACCGTCGACGACGCGTGGCGCCCCGACACGGTGTGGCTGCACGAGCTCGGCACCCCCGTGGCCGACGACGCGCGCCTGTTCCACGAGCCGGACGAGCGCTACTGGGTCGGCGCGGGCTTCACCCGCAGCGACCGCTACCTCGTCATCGGGCTCGGCTCCTCCATCACGTCCGAGGAGTGGATCCTCGACGCCGACGACCTCCGCGGCGAGCCCCGCGTGGTGTGGCCCCGCCGAGAGGGCGTCGAGTACGAGGCCGAGCACGCAGTCGTGGACGGCGAGGACGTGCTGTTCGTCCTCCACAACGACGGCGCGCTCGACTTCGAGCTCGTGCGGGTCGCGGCATCCGATCCCTCCGGCCAGCGCACCACGGTCATCCCCCACCGGCCCGGCCGGCGGCTGCTCGGCATCTCCACGTTCCGCGACTGGGCGGTGCTCGCGTACCGCCGGTCGGGCCTCGCGCGCCTCGGACTGCTCGACTACGCCACCGGCGACGTCGACGAGCTCGAGTTCGACGAGCCGCTGTACGCCGTCGGCGGCGGCGGGAACCCCGAGTGGGCGCCGCCGGTGCTGCGCCTGGGCTACGGATCGTTTGTGACGCCGGCGACGGTGTACGACCTCGACCTCGCCACGCGCGAGCTCACGCTGCGCAAGCGTCAGCCGGTGCTCGGCGGGTACGACCCCGAGCTCTACGCGCAGCAGCGCGTGTGGGCGCGCGCGCAGGACGGCACGCAGATCCCGATCTCGCTGGTGTGGAAGCGCTCGTTCGGCGAAGCCGGCGCCGCGCCGCGCCCGCTGCACCTGTACGGCTACGGCTCGTACGAGCACTCCATCGAGCCGGCGTTCTCGGTCGCGCGCCTGTCGGAGCTCGACCGCGGCGTCGTGTTCGCGGTTGCCCACGTCCGCGGCGGCGGCGAGATGGGCCGCCAGTGGTACGAGGACGGCAAGCTGCTGAACAAGCGCAACACCTTCACCGACTTCGTCGACTGCGCCCTGCACCTCATCGACAACGGCTACACCACCGCCGACCGTATGGTCGCCGAAGGCGGCTCGGCCGGTGGCCTGCTGATGGGGGCCGTCGCCAACCTCGCGCCCGAGCTGTTCGCCGGCATCCTGGCCGACGTGCCGTTCGTCGACGCGCTGACGACCATCCTCGACCCGTCGCTGCCGCTGACCGTCATCGAATGGGACGAGTGGGGCGATCCGCTCCATGACCCCGACGTCTACGCGTACATGAAGTCCTACTCGCCGTACGAGAACGTGCGGACCGACGTCGCGTATCCGCGCATCCTCGCTGTCACGTCGCTCAACGACACGCGCGTGCTCTACGTCGAGCCGGCGAAGTGGGTCGCGCGGCTGCGCGAAGTCGGCGCCGACGCCCTGCTCAAGTGCGAGATGGTCGCCGGACACGGCGGCGTCTCGGGCCGCTACAACGCCTGGCGCGAGCGCGCGTTCGAGCTGGCCTGGCTGCTCGACGTGCTCGGCGTCGCCGACGCGTAG
- a CDS encoding 6-phosphofructokinase: MKIGILTSGGDCPGLNAVIRGVVLKGTTTYDLEFVGIRDGWRGVVDGDFFPLTRHEVKGLSKVGGTILGTSRTNPYEGPRGGAENISKTMYGHRLDGIIAIGGEGTLAAANRLANDGINVLGVPKTIDNDLRATDYSFGFDTAVNIATDAMDRLRTTGDSHQRCMVAEVMGRHVGWIALHAGVASGAHVICIPEVPMSIDEIAAQVTSAHDRGRAPLVVVSEGFTITGMDEAYSDKGLDAFNRPRLGGIGEILAPEIERMTGIETRATVLGHIQRGGSPSGFDRVLATRLGLHAADAVVDGAWGQMVALRGTDIVRVPFADALGELNTVPRYRYDEAAALFG, from the coding sequence ATGAAGATCGGCATCCTGACCAGCGGAGGCGACTGCCCCGGCCTGAACGCCGTGATCCGCGGCGTTGTGCTCAAGGGCACGACGACCTACGATCTGGAGTTCGTCGGGATCCGCGACGGCTGGCGAGGCGTGGTCGACGGCGACTTCTTCCCGCTGACCCGTCACGAGGTCAAGGGCCTGTCCAAGGTCGGCGGCACGATCCTGGGCACGAGCCGCACCAACCCGTACGAGGGACCGCGCGGCGGCGCCGAGAACATCTCCAAGACGATGTACGGGCACCGCCTCGACGGCATCATCGCCATCGGCGGAGAGGGTACGCTCGCCGCCGCGAACCGCCTGGCCAATGACGGCATCAATGTGCTCGGCGTCCCGAAGACGATCGACAACGACCTGCGCGCGACCGACTACTCGTTCGGCTTCGACACCGCCGTCAACATCGCCACGGACGCGATGGACCGCCTCCGCACGACCGGCGACTCGCACCAGCGGTGCATGGTCGCCGAGGTGATGGGCCGCCACGTCGGCTGGATCGCACTGCACGCGGGTGTCGCCTCGGGCGCGCACGTCATCTGCATCCCGGAGGTCCCGATGTCGATCGACGAGATCGCCGCTCAGGTGACGTCGGCCCATGACCGCGGCCGTGCGCCGCTCGTGGTCGTATCGGAGGGCTTCACGATCACCGGCATGGACGAGGCCTACAGCGACAAGGGCCTCGACGCCTTCAACCGTCCGCGCCTCGGCGGCATCGGAGAGATCCTCGCCCCCGAGATCGAGCGCATGACGGGCATCGAGACCCGCGCCACCGTGCTGGGCCACATCCAGCGCGGCGGTTCGCCCTCGGGCTTCGACCGGGTCCTCGCGACCCGCCTCGGCCTGCACGCGGCGGATGCCGTCGTGGACGGCGCGTGGGGCCAGATGGTGGCCCTCCGCGGCACGGACATCGTGCGCGTGCCGTTCGCCGACGCCCTCGGCGAGCTGAACACCGTCCCGCGCTACCGCTACGACGAGGCCGCCGCGCTCTTCGGCTGA